A part of Streptomyces sp. DSM 40750 genomic DNA contains:
- a CDS encoding cyclophilin-like fold protein: MPTTLPTLAARGAAAAALLLAVTACTDNSPTTSSASSPSGRQQSSTRPASTPSSGRNTAMNIQVTIDGRPVDATLNDNAVARDFASLLPLSLDLEDFHQTERIAYLPRKLNTSGAPDPAAPKAGDLTYYAPWGNMALFYRDGDSASADLIILGHVDNSDNQRLANAEHITVEAAP; this comes from the coding sequence ATGCCGACCACCCTCCCCACCCTGGCAGCCCGTGGCGCCGCAGCCGCAGCCCTGCTGCTTGCCGTCACCGCCTGCACCGACAACTCGCCCACCACCTCCTCCGCGTCGTCCCCCTCCGGACGGCAACAGTCATCGACCCGTCCGGCATCCACCCCATCGTCCGGCAGGAACACCGCCATGAACATCCAGGTCACCATCGACGGCCGACCGGTCGACGCCACCCTGAACGACAACGCCGTAGCCCGCGACTTCGCCTCCCTCCTCCCCCTCAGCCTCGATCTGGAGGACTTCCACCAGACGGAGCGGATCGCTTATCTGCCGCGCAAGCTGAACACCTCCGGCGCCCCGGACCCGGCAGCACCGAAGGCCGGCGACCTGACCTACTACGCACCCTGGGGCAACATGGCCCTGTTCTACCGCGACGGCGACTCCGCGTCCGCCGACCTGATCATCCTCGGCCACGTCGACAACAGCGACAACCAACGGCTCGCCAACGCCGAACACATCACTGTCGAAGCCGCCCCCTGA
- a CDS encoding SDR family NAD(P)-dependent oxidoreductase, giving the protein MTTFALIGAGPGLGLATARRFGTAGHSVALIARNTQHLDDLTAELARDGIEARGFAADVLDIESLTAALYAASTALGTVEILQYSPVPRADFMKPVLDTRADDLDAPLAFSVKGPVTAVNAVLPGMRELGRGTLLFVNGSSAVRPNPNVAGTSIAFAAESAYARMLHDTLAPQNIHAAQLIVPGAIRPDAEHSSPDALARRLYSIHTERDGFRHYSEPLPD; this is encoded by the coding sequence GTGACCACTTTCGCTCTCATCGGCGCCGGACCCGGCCTCGGGCTCGCCACGGCCCGCCGCTTCGGAACCGCCGGCCACAGCGTCGCTCTCATCGCCCGCAACACCCAGCATTTGGACGACCTCACGGCCGAGCTGGCGCGCGACGGCATCGAAGCCCGCGGCTTCGCCGCCGACGTCCTCGACATCGAGTCCTTGACTGCGGCCCTGTACGCGGCCAGTACCGCGCTGGGAACCGTCGAGATCCTCCAGTACAGCCCCGTGCCTCGCGCCGACTTCATGAAACCGGTCCTGGACACGCGCGCCGACGACCTCGACGCCCCGCTCGCCTTCTCCGTCAAGGGACCGGTCACCGCGGTGAACGCCGTCCTGCCCGGCATGCGCGAACTCGGCCGCGGCACCCTGCTGTTCGTCAACGGCTCCAGCGCCGTACGCCCCAACCCGAACGTCGCCGGCACCTCCATCGCCTTCGCCGCCGAAAGCGCCTACGCCCGCATGCTCCACGACACCCTCGCCCCGCAGAACATCCACGCCGCCCAGCTGATCGTCCCCGGCGCCATCCGGCCCGACGCCGAACACAGCAGCCCCGACGCCCTGGCCCGACGCCTGTACAGCATCCACACCGAGCGCGACGGCTTCCGCCACTACTCCGAGCCCCTGCCCGACTGA
- a CDS encoding helix-turn-helix domain-containing protein: MLGSMTSNVAPNEMGEFLKKRRSQLSPPTVGLPSPSRPRRVEGLRREEVAQLASISTDYYTRLEQGRMQASAPVLDTIARVLHLDDDERDYLFQLAGKTTVRTRRRGVQKVQPQLQRVLESLTSVPAMIQGRRGDILAWNALAAALVTDFSRVPEKHRNYPRLIFTDPAMRSLYADWEGSARIAVAQLRMEAAKYPEDPRLIELVGELSMRDQRFAQWWGDHRVAARSVGTKTLIHPVVGEVTLDCDTLTASTDLDQYMTVWTAAPGSPAHDQLRILASWASDQNLPTSSGWEA; the protein is encoded by the coding sequence ATGCTGGGAAGCATGACCAGCAATGTCGCCCCAAATGAAATGGGAGAATTCCTCAAGAAGCGCCGCTCACAGCTGAGCCCGCCCACGGTCGGACTCCCGTCGCCCAGCCGACCCCGCCGGGTCGAAGGACTGCGCCGTGAGGAGGTCGCCCAGCTCGCTTCCATTAGCACGGACTATTACACCCGGCTCGAGCAGGGCCGTATGCAGGCGTCCGCTCCCGTGCTGGACACCATCGCCCGTGTCCTCCACCTGGACGACGACGAACGGGACTATCTCTTCCAGCTCGCTGGCAAGACCACCGTGCGCACGCGCCGCCGTGGCGTGCAGAAGGTCCAGCCGCAACTGCAGCGGGTGCTGGAAAGCCTCACCTCCGTCCCAGCGATGATCCAAGGGAGGCGCGGTGACATTCTGGCGTGGAACGCGCTGGCTGCCGCGCTGGTCACTGACTTCTCCCGTGTTCCGGAGAAGCACCGCAACTACCCGCGGCTCATCTTCACCGATCCGGCGATGCGCAGCCTGTACGCCGACTGGGAGGGCTCGGCGCGGATCGCCGTGGCGCAGCTGCGGATGGAAGCGGCGAAGTATCCCGAGGATCCCCGTCTGATCGAGCTGGTCGGTGAACTGTCCATGCGCGACCAGCGGTTCGCCCAGTGGTGGGGCGACCACCGCGTGGCCGCCCGCTCCGTGGGCACCAAGACCCTGATCCATCCGGTCGTGGGGGAGGTCACCCTCGACTGCGACACCCTCACCGCCAGCACCGACCTCGATCAATACATGACGGTCTGGACCGCTGCCCCGGGCTCCCCCGCGCACGATCAGCTGCGCATCCTCGCCTCGTGGGCCAGCGACCAGAACCTGCCGACCTCGTCAGGATGGGAAGCATGA
- a CDS encoding alpha-galactosidase → MKTPINAAAEGLVHMRAAGVSLVLDLRGRGLPTVLHWGADLGDLTQEELSQLADAVTMPNMPGFDDVVPRVALLPEHGSGWPGQPGLTGHRQGADWSPLFTLDSVDAEGSSLRMRATDRTARLGLVLEAGLTPSGLVRMRAAVRNDDSVRPYTLDGLTLALPVPDAATELLDLTGRWCRERSPQRRPFTHGTWLRETRAGRTGHDAALVLAAGTPGFGFGHGEVWGLHIAWSGNHRVLAERLPTGRPVVAAGELLLPGEAVLGPGEEYTGPWLYASHSDQGLDGLSARFHDHLRARPDHPHRSRPVVLNTWEAVYFDHDLDRLTHLADLGAEVGVERFVLDDGWFRHRRDDRSGLGDWYVDETVWPSGLRPLIDHVRALGMEFGLWVEPEMVNPDSDLARAHPEWILATGGRTPADRRSQQVLDLTHPEAYAYILERLDDLLTEYDIAYLKWDHNRELVDAGHSPSGEPAVHRQTLAVYALLDELRARHPGLEIESCSSGGGRVDLAILERTDRVWASDCNDALERQSINRWTGLLLPPELVGSHIGAARSHTTGRTHDLAFRAGTALFGHLGIEWDLTRASESERAELAHWVSLHKQLRSLLHTGRVVRVDHADPALWAHGVVSHDRTEAVFALTSMATPVAAHPGTLRLPGLDPDATYRLRPLPPTDQAPGMERGTPTWCTKDGITLPGSVLERVGIQLPTLHPEQLILLHLTSG, encoded by the coding sequence ATGAAGACCCCGATCAATGCCGCAGCCGAGGGCCTGGTCCACATGCGGGCAGCAGGCGTGAGCCTGGTGCTCGACCTGAGAGGCAGAGGCCTGCCCACCGTGCTCCACTGGGGCGCCGATCTAGGCGACCTCACCCAGGAGGAGCTCTCGCAACTGGCGGACGCCGTCACCATGCCGAACATGCCGGGGTTCGACGACGTCGTACCCCGGGTCGCGTTGCTGCCCGAGCACGGCAGCGGATGGCCCGGCCAGCCGGGACTGACCGGACACCGCCAGGGCGCCGACTGGTCACCCTTGTTCACCCTCGACTCAGTGGACGCCGAGGGCTCCTCGCTACGGATGCGGGCCACCGACCGGACCGCCCGCCTGGGTCTCGTCCTGGAAGCCGGGCTCACCCCCTCCGGGCTGGTGCGGATGCGGGCCGCCGTGCGCAACGACGACTCCGTACGGCCGTACACTCTCGACGGGTTGACGCTCGCGCTACCGGTCCCCGACGCCGCCACCGAACTGCTCGACCTCACCGGCCGCTGGTGCCGCGAACGCTCCCCGCAACGCCGCCCGTTCACCCACGGCACCTGGCTGCGCGAGACCCGCGCCGGGCGGACCGGCCACGACGCCGCCCTGGTCCTGGCGGCCGGCACCCCGGGCTTCGGCTTCGGCCACGGAGAGGTGTGGGGCCTGCACATCGCCTGGAGTGGCAACCACCGCGTCCTGGCCGAGCGGCTGCCCACCGGTCGCCCGGTCGTCGCGGCCGGTGAACTGCTACTTCCGGGCGAGGCGGTCCTCGGCCCAGGCGAGGAGTACACCGGCCCGTGGCTGTACGCATCCCACAGCGACCAGGGCCTGGACGGTCTGTCCGCCCGCTTCCACGACCACCTCCGCGCCCGCCCCGACCACCCGCACCGCTCCCGCCCGGTGGTGCTCAACACATGGGAAGCCGTCTACTTCGACCACGACCTCGACAGGCTCACCCACCTCGCCGACCTCGGCGCGGAGGTCGGCGTGGAACGCTTTGTCCTGGATGACGGCTGGTTCCGCCACCGCCGCGACGACCGGTCGGGGCTCGGCGACTGGTACGTCGACGAGACCGTCTGGCCCAGCGGCCTGCGCCCGCTGATCGACCATGTCCGCGCGCTCGGGATGGAGTTCGGCCTGTGGGTCGAACCGGAAATGGTCAACCCCGACTCCGACCTGGCCCGCGCCCACCCCGAATGGATCCTGGCAACCGGCGGCCGCACCCCCGCCGACCGCCGCTCCCAGCAGGTCCTGGACCTCACCCACCCCGAGGCATACGCGTACATCCTGGAGCGGCTCGACGACCTGCTCACCGAGTACGACATCGCCTACCTCAAGTGGGACCACAACCGCGAATTGGTCGACGCCGGCCACTCACCGAGCGGCGAACCCGCCGTCCACCGCCAGACCCTCGCCGTCTACGCCCTGCTCGATGAACTGCGCGCCCGCCACCCCGGCCTGGAGATCGAATCCTGCTCCAGCGGCGGCGGCCGGGTCGACCTCGCCATCCTCGAGCGCACCGACCGCGTCTGGGCCAGCGACTGCAACGACGCCCTGGAACGCCAGTCGATCAACCGCTGGACCGGTCTGCTCCTGCCGCCCGAACTCGTCGGCTCCCACATCGGCGCCGCCCGCTCCCACACCACCGGCCGCACCCACGACCTCGCCTTCCGAGCCGGTACCGCGCTCTTCGGGCACCTCGGCATCGAATGGGACCTGACCCGCGCGAGCGAGAGCGAACGCGCCGAACTCGCCCACTGGGTCTCCCTCCACAAGCAGCTCCGCAGCCTGCTGCACACCGGGCGCGTCGTCCGCGTCGACCACGCCGACCCGGCCCTGTGGGCCCACGGCGTCGTCTCCCACGACCGGACTGAAGCCGTCTTCGCCCTCACCTCCATGGCTACCCCGGTCGCCGCTCACCCCGGCACGCTACGGCTGCCTGGCCTCGACCCCGACGCCACCTATCGCCTGCGTCCGCTGCCCCCGACCGACCAGGCCCCCGGCATGGAACGCGGAACCCCCACCTGGTGCACCAAGGACGGCATCACCCTGCCCGGCAGCGTCCTGGAACGCGTCGGCATCCAGCTCCCCACCCTCCACCCCGAACAGCTCATCCTGCTCCACCTCACGAGTGGCTGA
- a CDS encoding IS701 family transposase has product MGGDLADVRLWAGELEAVHERFVHRFNREEPRESALAYMRGLIAPLERKNGWTLAEEAGHAGPDRIHRLLNRIEWDADEVLDDVRNYVVEHLGDPDAVLIVDDTGFLKKGIRSAGVQRQYSGTAGRTENSQIGVFLAYATSHGRTLIDRRLYLPTSWTDDRERCRRAGIGDEIAFETKVAMAKAMVRKAIADRIPFRWVTADAAYGFSKGWRFELEQADVFHVMATTRHDTVVTRWSIDHPVHDLFPGLPRQKWKRRSCGEGAHGRRIYDWARVEVRPWHREDRRHWVLARRSVSRPDEISYYIAYCPADTTLDELIRIAGSRWAVEECFQSAKQECGLDDYQVRRYPGWHRHMTLAMAAHACLTVLRARELNADKAETDPPSSSTSASPKSDA; this is encoded by the coding sequence ATGGGTGGGGACCTTGCTGATGTCAGGTTGTGGGCGGGTGAACTCGAGGCGGTGCATGAGCGGTTCGTGCACCGGTTCAACCGGGAGGAGCCGCGCGAGTCGGCACTGGCGTACATGCGCGGACTGATCGCTCCGCTGGAACGGAAGAACGGCTGGACACTGGCGGAGGAGGCCGGGCACGCGGGCCCCGATCGCATCCACCGGCTGCTGAACCGCATCGAGTGGGACGCCGACGAGGTCCTGGACGACGTACGCAACTACGTCGTCGAACACCTCGGAGACCCAGATGCCGTCCTGATCGTCGACGACACCGGGTTCCTGAAGAAGGGCATCCGCTCGGCCGGCGTGCAACGTCAGTACTCCGGAACCGCCGGCCGCACCGAGAACAGCCAGATCGGCGTCTTCCTCGCCTACGCCACGAGCCACGGACGTACTCTGATCGACCGGCGGCTCTACCTGCCCACCTCCTGGACGGACGACCGGGAACGCTGCCGCCGGGCCGGCATCGGCGACGAGATCGCCTTCGAGACGAAGGTGGCCATGGCCAAGGCCATGGTCCGCAAGGCCATTGCGGACCGGATCCCGTTCCGGTGGGTGACCGCGGACGCCGCCTATGGCTTCAGCAAGGGCTGGCGGTTCGAGCTGGAGCAGGCTGATGTCTTCCACGTCATGGCCACCACCCGCCACGACACCGTCGTCACCCGCTGGTCCATCGACCACCCCGTCCACGACCTGTTTCCCGGACTGCCACGGCAGAAATGGAAACGCCGCTCCTGCGGTGAAGGAGCCCACGGCCGGCGCATCTACGACTGGGCCCGCGTCGAGGTCAGGCCCTGGCACCGCGAGGACCGCCGGCACTGGGTTCTCGCCCGCCGCAGCGTCAGCAGACCCGACGAAATCTCCTACTACATCGCCTACTGCCCGGCCGACACCACACTGGACGAGCTGATCCGCATCGCAGGCAGCCGCTGGGCTGTTGAGGAGTGCTTCCAAAGTGCGAAGCAGGAGTGCGGCCTGGACGACTACCAGGTCCGCCGCTACCCCGGCTGGCACCGCCACATGACCCTGGCCATGGCCGCCCATGCCTGCCTGACCGTCCTGCGAGCCCGAGAACTGAACGCGGACAAAGCAGAAACGGATCCTCCCAGCTCATCCACCTCAGCCTCGCCGAAATCAGACGCCTGA
- a CDS encoding SDR family NAD(P)-dependent oxidoreductase has product MNPAYDFTGQVALVTGAGAGMGLATARAFAESGAAIALTDIDEAALHAAAKELADAGHHVLAVTCDVSDEDQVAAAVDRTVETFGRLDMAYNNAGIQIPPSDAADEPAERFDRVNAVNLRGVWACMKHELRHMRTQGSGTIVNCSSLGGLVGLPGRASYHASKHGVIGLTTSAALEYVPRGIRINAVCPGTIDTPMVSDMIAKGELDRDEAEANQPINRLGTAEEIAHAVLWLCSPGASFVVGVALPVDGGYVAR; this is encoded by the coding sequence GTGAATCCCGCCTACGACTTCACCGGCCAGGTGGCCCTCGTCACCGGGGCTGGCGCCGGTATGGGCCTGGCGACCGCCCGCGCGTTCGCCGAGTCCGGGGCCGCCATCGCCCTCACCGACATCGACGAAGCCGCTCTCCACGCCGCCGCGAAGGAGCTCGCCGACGCGGGCCACCACGTCCTCGCCGTCACCTGCGACGTCAGCGACGAGGACCAGGTCGCTGCCGCGGTCGACCGCACGGTCGAGACCTTCGGCCGCCTCGACATGGCCTACAACAACGCCGGCATCCAGATCCCGCCCAGCGACGCAGCCGACGAACCCGCCGAACGCTTCGACCGCGTCAACGCCGTCAACCTCCGTGGCGTGTGGGCCTGCATGAAGCACGAACTGCGCCACATGCGCACCCAGGGCAGCGGCACCATCGTCAACTGCTCCTCCCTCGGCGGCCTCGTCGGCCTCCCCGGCCGCGCCTCCTACCACGCCTCCAAGCACGGAGTCATCGGCCTGACCACCAGCGCCGCCCTCGAATACGTCCCGCGCGGCATCCGCATCAACGCCGTCTGCCCCGGCACCATCGACACCCCCATGGTCAGCGACATGATCGCCAAGGGAGAACTCGACCGCGACGAGGCTGAGGCCAACCAGCCCATCAACCGACTCGGCACCGCCGAGGAAATCGCCCACGCCGTTCTGTGGCTGTGCAGCCCCGGAGCCAGCTTCGTCGTCGGCGTCGCCCTCCCCGTCGACGGCGGCTACGTCGCCCGCTAG
- a CDS encoding zinc-dependent alcohol dehydrogenase family protein, whose amino-acid sequence MRGAVIHAPGDVRFETLDDPKISRPTDAVIRTVASCVCGSDLWPYRGAEPVDEPHPMGHEYVGIVEEVGNEVTNVKPGQFVVGSFATSDNTCANCRNGWQSSCLNREFMSTCQADYVRIPNAHGTLVATDEHPDAAFVPGLLAVSDVMGTGWYAALAAEVKPGSTAVVVGDGAVGLCGVIAAKELGAERIIAMSRHESRQKLALEFGATDIVTERGDDGIARVKDLTGGIGADSVLECVGTPESMRQALHSARPGGNVGFVGVPHDVAVEGQELFFSQVGLRGGPAPVRRYLPDLIDRVLTGRINPGKVFDLTLPLDQVAEGYKAMDERRAIKALLKP is encoded by the coding sequence ATGCGCGGAGCAGTCATTCACGCCCCCGGCGACGTGCGCTTCGAGACCCTGGACGACCCGAAGATCAGCCGACCGACCGACGCCGTCATCCGCACGGTCGCCAGCTGTGTGTGCGGCTCGGACCTGTGGCCCTACCGCGGTGCGGAGCCGGTGGACGAGCCCCATCCGATGGGGCACGAGTACGTCGGCATCGTCGAGGAAGTCGGCAACGAGGTCACCAACGTCAAGCCGGGCCAGTTCGTCGTGGGATCGTTCGCCACCTCGGACAACACCTGTGCGAACTGCCGTAACGGCTGGCAGTCCTCCTGCCTGAACCGCGAGTTCATGAGCACCTGCCAGGCCGACTACGTGCGCATCCCCAATGCCCACGGCACGCTCGTGGCCACCGACGAGCACCCGGACGCCGCGTTCGTGCCTGGTCTCCTGGCCGTCTCGGATGTGATGGGCACCGGCTGGTACGCCGCCCTCGCCGCCGAGGTGAAGCCCGGCTCCACTGCCGTGGTCGTCGGCGACGGAGCGGTCGGCCTGTGCGGTGTCATCGCCGCGAAGGAGCTCGGGGCGGAGCGGATCATCGCGATGAGCCGCCATGAGTCCCGGCAGAAGCTCGCCCTCGAGTTCGGCGCCACGGATATCGTCACCGAGCGCGGCGATGACGGCATCGCCCGCGTCAAGGATCTCACCGGCGGTATCGGCGCCGACTCCGTTCTGGAGTGTGTCGGTACCCCCGAGTCCATGCGGCAGGCCCTGCACTCCGCCCGCCCCGGCGGCAACGTGGGCTTCGTCGGCGTCCCGCACGACGTTGCGGTCGAGGGCCAGGAGCTGTTCTTCTCCCAGGTCGGCCTGCGGGGCGGCCCCGCCCCGGTGCGCCGCTACCTGCCCGACCTGATCGACCGGGTCCTGACCGGCCGGATCAACCCGGGCAAGGTCTTCGACCTCACCCTGCCCCTGGACCAGGTCGCCGAGGGCTACAAGGCGATGGACGAGCGCCGCGCCATCAAGGCCCTCCTGAAGCCCTGA
- a CDS encoding MFS transporter, with protein sequence MPSTSGTIPGKLPFVVWVLAAGTFLMGTTEFVIAGLLPELSTGLGVSTSQAGLLITAFALGMIIGAPTMAMATLRLPQRQTLILALSVFSLGHVVAALSSSFTVVLAARVVTALATGAFWSVGFVVATAAAGPQRATRATGVMIGGLTLANVVGVPIGSFAGQFVGWRGPFWALAALSALAAVFIGRFIPTQEHRANVSLRAEFGALRQGRLWLALNAAMLIMGGVLATYSYVTPLLTDRAGIPAGAVPFVLIAFGLGALGGTTTGGRLGERRPMATTLTAAAATALVLLLLIPLSTNAVTATVLVFLMGLTGFAVNPVVTALAMRFAGDAPTLTSALTTSAFNVGVAGGSFIAGAALDSSLGVTGPPLVGTVIAALTLLPLIALAVRGTSGRSRIVAQHPAAPAHALDDEPAQTPSHR encoded by the coding sequence ATGCCTTCCACATCCGGGACCATCCCCGGCAAGCTCCCCTTCGTCGTGTGGGTGCTGGCCGCAGGTACGTTCCTGATGGGCACCACCGAGTTCGTCATCGCCGGGCTGCTGCCCGAACTGTCCACCGGCCTCGGTGTGAGCACCTCCCAGGCCGGGCTGCTGATCACCGCCTTCGCCCTCGGCATGATCATCGGGGCGCCGACCATGGCGATGGCAACCTTGCGCCTGCCCCAGCGTCAGACGCTGATTCTGGCCCTGTCCGTCTTCAGCCTCGGTCACGTGGTGGCTGCCCTCAGCAGCTCCTTCACCGTCGTCCTCGCCGCCCGCGTCGTCACCGCGCTGGCCACCGGAGCGTTCTGGTCCGTCGGTTTCGTCGTCGCCACCGCCGCCGCGGGCCCGCAGAGGGCCACCCGCGCGACCGGCGTCATGATCGGTGGGCTGACCCTGGCCAACGTCGTCGGCGTGCCCATCGGGTCCTTCGCCGGCCAGTTCGTCGGCTGGCGCGGCCCGTTCTGGGCCCTGGCCGCTCTCTCCGCGCTCGCCGCCGTCTTCATCGGCCGCTTCATCCCCACCCAGGAACATCGCGCGAACGTCTCGCTGCGCGCCGAGTTCGGCGCCCTGCGCCAGGGCCGACTCTGGCTGGCGCTGAACGCCGCCATGCTGATCATGGGCGGTGTCCTGGCGACCTACAGCTACGTCACCCCGCTGCTGACCGACCGCGCCGGGATCCCGGCGGGCGCCGTCCCGTTCGTCCTCATCGCCTTCGGCCTCGGCGCGCTGGGTGGCACCACCACCGGAGGCCGTCTGGGTGAGCGCCGTCCGATGGCCACCACCCTCACCGCCGCCGCGGCCACCGCCCTGGTCCTGCTCCTGCTGATCCCCCTGTCCACCAACGCGGTCACGGCCACCGTCCTGGTCTTCCTCATGGGCCTGACCGGCTTCGCGGTGAACCCCGTCGTCACGGCGCTCGCCATGCGCTTCGCCGGTGACGCCCCGACCCTGACGTCCGCGCTGACCACCTCCGCCTTCAACGTCGGCGTCGCCGGCGGATCCTTCATCGCGGGCGCGGCCCTGGACTCCTCCCTCGGCGTGACCGGCCCGCCCCTGGTCGGCACGGTCATCGCCGCCCTAACCCTGCTCCCGCTCATCGCCCTCGCCGTCCGCGGCACCTCCGGCAGGAGCCGCATCGTGGCCCAGCACCCTGCTGCCCCGGCCCACGCGCTGGATGACGAGCCGGCACAGACACCGTCGCATCGCTGA